One genomic window of Salvia miltiorrhiza cultivar Shanhuang (shh) chromosome 4, IMPLAD_Smil_shh, whole genome shotgun sequence includes the following:
- the LOC131020476 gene encoding phosphatidylinositol N-acetylglucosaminyltransferase subunit C, with product MESHLHKSSSPTIQKWRKVAYGGMQPGFDDNHTDESFLEDMIMNANVVKRDLVKVILDAVSISQYLCVVALVVLVWTYTLRSIFSEQSLLLLDIALLGWGFLVVLLTAETLSFELLLNYILRTSFFITGLYILSPIYHTLTRSISSDSIWALTAALVILHLFLHNYSGSTVEAPGALEFSTFTSNISLNVSIVASLLIASRLPSRLHVFAIVLFSLQVFLFAPFVSYCIKKYSFRLHLCFSLGLMALTLFFVYHLHQLLFILLLSILIFVNLVCPYWLIRIQEYKFEINGPWDEAKLCFNITE from the coding sequence ATGGAATCCCACTTGCATAAGAGTTCGTCTCCAACCATTCAAAAATGGAGGAAAGTTGCCTATGGCGGGATGCAACCCGGGTTTGATGACAATCATACAGATGAGTCTTTCCTAGAAGACATGATTATGAACGCCAATGTTGTGAAAAGAGATCTGGTTAAGGTGATTCTTGACGCAGTTTCCATCTCACAATATTTGTGTGTTGTTGCTCTTGTTGTCTTGGTCTGGACTTATACACTTAGATCCATCTTTAGCGAACAGTCTCTCTTGTTACTTGACATTGCTCTTCTTGGGTGGGGTTTCCTAGTTGTTCTTTTGACAGCAGAAACGCTATCGTTTGAGCTGCTGCTCAATTATATTCTCAGAACCTCTTTCTTCATAACCGGCCTATacattttatctcctatctatCACACTTTGACACGCTCCATAAGTTCGGATTCCATTTGGGCACTCACGGCTGCTCTTGTCATACTCCATTTGTTTCTGCATAACTATTCTGGCTCCACGGTTGAAGCTCCTGGGGCTCTTGAGTTTTCTACCTTCACGAGCAACATTTCTCTTAATGTCTCTATAGTTGCTTCGCTTCTAATTGCTTCCCGTCTTCCTTCAAGGCTTCATGTTTTTGCTATTGTTCTGTTTTCCTTGCAAGTCTTCTTGTTTGCCCCATTTGTTAGTTATTGTATCAAGAAATACTCTTTTCGGTTACACTTGTGTTTCTCGTTGGGTTTGATGGCTCTAACTCTGTTTTTTGTTTATCACTTGCACCAATTGCTCTTTATTTTATTGCTGAGCATATTGATTTTTGTTAATTTGGTCTGCCCCTATTGGCTGATTAGAATTCAAGAGTACAAATTTGAGATAAATGGCCCCTGGGATGAGGCTAAGCTCTGTTTTAACATAACTGAGTGA